The Arctopsyche grandis isolate Sample6627 chromosome 5, ASM5162203v2, whole genome shotgun sequence genome includes a window with the following:
- the LOC143911582 gene encoding retinoid-inducible serine carboxypeptidase-like: protein MTRFVLLCLLALIATAATKGKGFGPGEQDYGYVTVRDGAHMFWWLFHTTADVADSSERPLIMWLQGGPGGSSCGYGNFEILGPLDLDLNLRNTTWVNDFNVLFVDNPVGTGYSYVENPSLFTTDNKQIAADLLTLMKNFYEQLPQFKKSPFYIYGQSYGGKMAVDFAHLIYKESRLGNIQSNISGVAMGNSWISPVDSVLSWAPFLYQVSLVDDKGEKEILSQAEYTKQVFDQGLYEQATDEWATTEYVILDKTDGVDFYNILTKMERGSSHNKRTIKQQAVDRQTYNKYYSSRAYDLDQLMNGIVKEALGIPRTVHWGSQSGDVFDYLAVDFMKPVIDVVETLLNETNLNVHVYNGNVDLIVDTPGQMVWINKLKWNESADFQTAPRKTIWVNNIMEGYEKQGGKFTMFWINVAGHSVPRDNPAGSRAFLKSMTGF from the exons ATGACACGGTTTGTGCTGCTTTGCCTTTTGGCGTTAATCGCAACTGCTGCAA CGAAAGGTAAAGGTTTCGGTCCTGGAGAGCAAGATTATGGTTACGTAACTGTTCGAGATGGTGCTCACATGTTTTGGTGGTTATTCCATACCACTGCTGATGTGGCTGATTCTTCTGAAAGACCGTTAATAATGTGGCTTCAAGGTGGTCCTGGTGGTTCTTCTTGTGGTTATGGAAATTTTGAAATTCTCGGTCCTTTAGATTTGGATTTGAATCTACGTAACACCACCTGG GTGAATGATTTTAATGTGTTATTTGTTGACAATCCAGTTGGTACTGGATACAGTTACGTAGAAAATCCATCTTTATTTACAACTGATAACAAACAAATCG CGGCGGATTTATTGACTTTGATGAAAAATTTCTATGAGCAATTACCTCAATTCAAAAAATCACCTTTTTATATATACGGACAGTCTTATGGTGGTAAAATGGCTGTAGATTTtgctcatttaatttacaaa GAATCTAGATTGGGCAACATACAATCAAACATAAGTGGCGTAGCTATGGGAAATTCGTGGATATCTCCAGTTGATTCAGTCCTTTCATGGGCTCCCTTCTTATACCAAGTGAGTCTCGTTGACGATAAGGGCGAAAAGGAAATCCTTAGTCAAGCTGAATATACTAAGCAAGTGTTTGACCAAGGATTATACGAACAAGCAACAGATGAATGGGCAACAACTGAATATGTTATTTTGGATAAAACCGATGGGGTCGATTTTTACAACATTCTCACAAAGATGGAGAGAGGATCATCTCATAACAAAAGAACGATAAAAC aacaaGCAGTTGATAGACAAACTTACAACAAATATTACAGCAGCAGAGCTTATGATTTGGACCAACTTATGAACGGTATTGTTAAGGAAGCCTTAGGAATTCCACGAACCGTACATTGGGGAAGTCAATCTGGTGACGTATTCGATTATCTCGCTGTTGACTTTATGAAACCGGTGATAGATGTTG TGGAAACATTGTTAAATGAAACAAACCTCAATGTGCACGTATATAATGGAAATGTAGATCTCATCGTCGATACACCTG gtCAAATGGTTTGGATAAACAAACTGAAATGGAACGAATCAGCTGATTTCCAAACTGCGCCTAGGAAAACCATTTGGGTAAACAACATTATGGAGGGATATGAGAAACAAGGTGGAAAATTCACGATGTTTTGGATCAATGTTGCAGGACATAGT GTACCACGCGATAACCCAGCTGGATCAAGAGCATTTTTGAAATCTATGAcaggattttaa